CTTCCTTCTCATCGTCTCCACGCTGCTAGGGAATACGCTCGTGTGTGCCGCCGTGGTCAAATTCAGGCACCTCCGCTCCAAAGTGACCAACTTTTTCGTAATTTCTCTGGCCGTTTCTGATCTCTTCGTAGCCGTCCTGGTGATGCCATGGGAGGCGATATCCGCGGTGGCGGGCACTTGGCTCTTCGGCCGGTTTTGCGGCATCTGGATCGCCTTTGACATCATGTGCTCCACCGCGTCCATCCTCAACCTGTGCATCATCAGCGTGGACCGCTACTGGGCCATAGCGAGCCCGTTCCGCTACGAACGCAAGATGACCCACCGGGTGGCTTTCATGATGATCGGAGTGGCGTGGACCCTGTCCATCCTCATCTCTTTTATCCCGGTCCAGCTCAATTGGCACATGGCTGAGGAAGGTGACCAGGGCGCAGGGGCTGGTAACGGCACCGACTACAGCGACAACTGCAAAGCCAATCTGAACCGGACGTATGCCATCTCGTCTTCGCTAATAAGTTTCTACATACCCGTAATCATCATGATCGCCACGTACACGAGGATATTCCGTATTGCGCAAACACAAATCCGCAGGATCTCCTCTTTGGAAAGGGCAGCGGAGCACGCGCAAAGCCACCACCAGTCCAACGACTGCTCCAACGAGAACTCGCTGAAAACCACTTTCAAGAAAGAGACCAAAGTTTTAAAAACACTCTCGATCATTATGGGGGTCTTTGTGTTCTGCTGGCTGCCCTTTTTCGTGCTCAACTGCATGGTGCCCTTCTGCCAGTGCGTGAGTGACACTACCTTCACCATCTTCGTGTGGTTCGGCTGGGCCAATTCCTCCCTCAATCCTGTTATTTATGCGTTTAACGCGGACTTCAGGAAAGCGTTCTCCTCGATTTTGGGTTGCAACAAAATTTTCCCCAGCACCACAGTGGAGGCGGTGAATTTCAGTAACGAGCTGGTGTCGTATCAACACGACACGACGCTTCAGAAGGAAGCGCAACCGCTGGCCGTTCAGATCCCGAACCCTAGAAAAGAGCCCAGTCTTTCGTTTGATAAGGATTCGGTTACCTCGAACGTGTCCCGCAACCACAAAAACGTGCTCTTACCCAACATAGGACAGTTTGAGTGCGACGGGGAGATTTCCCTGGACACTATAACACCATTCACCTCCACCGGTCTCATGGAGTGCGAGGGGATCCCAggccaaattattaataaatgatttcgttttttttattttatttttttatccaagGCTTTTACCTCATCACATGAAGCTAAAACTAATTATTAGTGTTATTTGTTAGTGCAGAGTATCCGGAACAGGTTTAATTCTGCATTATCAGAAAGGATATCAAACAACCAAAAAGTAAAGCATTTTTGCCTCCCACAAAAAAAGGTGGTAAGTATAGCACCAGAACTCTGCTCAAGCGACTACAGTATTAATCGTTACATCGGCAAAACATAGCCTACTTGTTTTTAAgtgattgttgttttgttttacaaaCGTAAAACGAGATTTGCGCCAAAAAGCCCTACAAATTATCCATCTGAAAGTCACAATAAGCACACTAAAGATTTTGAAAGCGAATTTGTTCATTCCTCGACGCTGGAGGAATAATCAACTCAAAACTGCAGGAGTGCATAAAGTGGGCCACATGACCCTTATTGACCTCAGAGGTTTTCTCGAAACAAAATGCATtctatttttattgtcattttaagcgtaattaaataaattaatttgtttattcatttttttatttgttcacttGCCATGTACATGtagtaaaatattaaattcagTATGAGTATTTGTATGTTATGTTCTGCCTTTATATTATATGTGTTTTAATGTGAGAAATTTCAATTTGCTGGCTACTTTTGCAGATGATGTAGCTATAATCCTTGCAGACGGGATAAGCAATATCTTTGcacctttctgaaaaaaaaatctatactacTCTAGATTTCTCAAAGTAGCCAACCCTTCTTACAGCTCTGCACACTACTGGCATTCTCTCATGTGCCACCTGGGATGTTTTCAATAGGAGCCCATTGAATTGAGATCCACATTAGACACTTCTTGTCTGCTTTTCCTTTACTCTCCAGTCCACCTGCTTTATTCTTATTTAACTACACAACTAATTTCAGGCATTAGAAACCACAAGAAACATTATTTCAGTGACTAATCCTCTGTATGCACTCTAGGGTTAAAGAGCACACACAAATCATTAGAtattaaattcatatatttaaaatttgtgaaataCTTTTCAGAGTTGAGAAATCCAGGTTAAGGTTACAAATTCCGACTATAAAAGTGTACAAAACCCCTTTGGATTTtctcataaatataattttataatttgtcTTCATGAAAACAGGCCTACATTTAGAGGTGATGTATTCTGAGGccatttaataacatattttatacTGGTTGAATGTAATTGTTAAACAGGCAACCAGGTCATTCCTTACATGGGCAGAATGATTTATGTCTCATCTCCTCCCTGTTTCTAACCTACTTCATAACCAGATTGCATTACATCACGAATAGGCAAAGGGTTTTTCATGGTAAAATGCAGAGTACCACAAACAGGAATTTGGGCATTAAGATGGTAGCAGCTGAAATCTCATCCTTAGAGCCTGTTGTGTAAAACTGATCATGTTGTATAATAATTGTATGGAGATATTAAGTTTACATTGTTTGCTGGTCTGTTCATGAATATAATACTGCAGCACAGCATCCTTGAACAAACAAGGAAACAACAAGAATATGATCATTACGTGTACTGTGTAGGCAGAttggaaattacatttaaaaaatgaacaaacaacatcaacatatcaataaatcataaaatcTATTATGAATATTTTGGGCACTGTCTGTCTCTTATCCAAATGGTCAATAAGATGTTTTATTATAGACACTGGCAAATtagtaagaaaaattaaatatcttAAGATGATGTGCTGTTTCTTTAATTCCTTGACTCAAAAATATAATACAACATGACTTAAGTTTTTCATTACAGACTGAAAAGGTTGTACATGGCGACTCACATGATACAGAGAACTAAAGGAAGCTATCAGACTCATCATACCTATGACCCTAATTTTAAGCAATTTTCcagcaatttattttttatgtgtcgGAGTGAGAGAGTGAACCTGTGTAGAGATGAAGCAATTTCTGTTGCTTTGCTTTTCACTGTCATCCTACTTCCACTCAGAAATTCTTCAGCCTTGTGAGAGTATTCAAAAGCTCTTCAAAACCaattgaaaagagagagagaaaaatattgataaaaagatGCTGCTCTGAGCTTCAGCTGGCTCAGGAAGTGTTTCATCTTCTCAGAACAAAGACTTTGAGTCGCACTGCAACCTCAATCTAGCCTGACCAACACAGACCCCTAAAAACCACAGTGGCCCTACCCACTGGTCAGAACACACAGCTGTGTGTAGTAACATGACAGtgcactgtacataaaatacattacattttatccAGCTTAATGCTTTTCACAGATGCTAAATAAATTTTTGATCTAAATATATCAGACCAACCATTTACTCCCAAACTTGCCTAACTGAGctgtctgaaaaaagaaaaaaacaatttcatATTGAATGTtgctaaaaaatgttttcaaaaagcTCCTAGGATGCATTGCAGCACAAGTAAATTACTCAGCAGTTGCTGCTTCAGGATTATTGTTTTGCTATTTGCTAACTTTATCATGCTGTGACTCTTCTGGACTATTCTTAAAATTATATCACAAgatatatttgatttaaaatatattttctcctTCAGAAACCAAATAGACAGTTAGgctatatgtaaatgtaaagattGTAAATTAATATTCTAGAGTTTTCTGAACAAAATGTCTTTAGTTGATTTGATAAGAATTTATTAGTTACATAACACATTTATGATTTGATGACCAAACAAATTCAATTAAATAGCATAAACAAAACAGTTGAATTCTCTCTGAGAATGAGAGAAGTGTTTTTAAGGAGATGCCCtcatttgtacaa
The sequence above is drawn from the Carassius carassius chromosome 31, fCarCar2.1, whole genome shotgun sequence genome and encodes:
- the LOC132112057 gene encoding D(1C) dopamine receptor-like — translated: MFLEMENGTNHTQDRAHGSQEDGDGQNSVRALLGFVLFLLIVSTLLGNTLVCAAVVKFRHLRSKVTNFFVISLAVSDLFVAVLVMPWEAISAVAGTWLFGRFCGIWIAFDIMCSTASILNLCIISVDRYWAIASPFRYERKMTHRVAFMMIGVAWTLSILISFIPVQLNWHMAEEGDQGAGAGNGTDYSDNCKANLNRTYAISSSLISFYIPVIIMIATYTRIFRIAQTQIRRISSLERAAEHAQSHHQSNDCSNENSLKTTFKKETKVLKTLSIIMGVFVFCWLPFFVLNCMVPFCQCVSDTTFTIFVWFGWANSSLNPVIYAFNADFRKAFSSILGCNKIFPSTTVEAVNFSNELVSYQHDTTLQKEAQPLAVQIPNPRKEPSLSFDKDSVTSNVSRNHKNVLLPNIGQFECDGEISLDTITPFTSTGLMECEGIPGQIINK